In bacterium, the genomic window GATCGACGCCGAGGCCGTCGAACGCCCCGGCCTCGGCCAGCGCGGCGAGCGCGCCGCGGTCGAGGCCGGTCCGCCGCACGAAGTCGTCGAGCGACGCGAACGGACGCGCCGCCGAGCCGTCGCGCGAGAGCGCCGAACCGCCGTCCGCGCCGTCGCCGCGGGCGGCCGAGCCGTCTCGTTCGCCGTCGCCGCGTGCGGCCGCGCCGTCGCGTTCGTCGTCGCCGAGGGCGCGCGCGATCGCCGCCGCGTCGGCCGCGCCGAGCCCTTTGACGAGCCGCAGGCCGAGGCGGAGCGCGAAGCGCGGCCCGAGCGTCGCGTCCCACGAATGCGCCGGCGGATCGCCCTCCCCCGCCGCCTCGAGCGTCGTGTCGAAGGCGCTGCGGAGGACGTCCACCGGCCGCACCTCCACGCCGTGCCGCCGCGCGTCCTCGATGATCGTCGAGGGGGCGTAGAACCCCATCGGCTGCGCGTCGAGCAGCGCGCAGGCGAACTCCGCCGGGTAGTGCCGCTTGAGCCACGCCGTGGCGTAGCTGATCAGCGCGAAGCTCGCGGCGTGGCTCTCCGGAAAGCCGTACTCGCCGAAGCCGCGGATCTGCTGGAAGACCCGCTCCGCGAACTCCGGCTCGATCCCCTTCGCCGTCATCCGCTCGACGATCCGCACATGGTGGGCCTCGATCCGTCCCGTGCGCCGCCAGGCCGCCATGTCGCGCCGCAGCTGGTCCGCCTCGCCGGGGGTGTAGTCGGCGGCGACGACGGCGAGCTTCATCACCTGCTCCTGGAAGAGCGGGATGCCGAGCGTCTTCTCCAGCACCGGGACGAGCGAAGGATGCGGGTACTCGACCGGCTCCTCGCCGTTCCGGCGGCGCAGGTACGGATGGACCATCCCGCCCGAGATCGGCCCGGGGCGGATGATGCTGACCTCGATCACGAGGTCGTAGAAGCGGCGCGGCTTGAGCCGCGGAAGCATCGCCATCTGGGCCCGCGATTCGATCTGGAAGACGCCGACCGTGTCGCCGCGCGAGACCATCTCGAAGGTGGGCGGGTCGTCGGCGGGGATCGTCGCCATCGAGACGTCGAGGCCGCGCTGTTCCTTGAGCGAGGCGAGGCATTTGTCCACCAGCGTCAGCGCGCCGAGGGCGAGGATGTCCACCTTGAACAGGCCGAGGTCCTCGACGTCGTTCTTGTCCCACTGGACGACGGTGCGCCCTTCCATCGCGGCGTTCTCGATCGGCACGAGCGTCGAGACCGGCTCGTGCCCGAGCAGGAAGCCGCCGGGGTGGATCGAGAGGTGGCGCGGGAAGTCGAGCAGTTCGTCGGCGAGCTCGACGAGCAGCCGCCCCGCGCGCCCTTCGGGATCGATGCCGGCCGCGGCGAGCGTCTCGGGCGGCAGCTCGCCGTAGTGCGGCAGCAGCTTGGAGAGCTTGTCGAGCGTCGTCTCGGCGATGCCGAGCGCCTTGCCGACGTCGCGCGCCGCGGAGCGCGGCCGGTAGCGGACGACGTTCGAGACCATCGCCGCGCGGTCGCGCCCGTACTTCGCGTAGATGTGCTGGATGACCTCCTCGCGCCGCTCGTGCGCGACGTCGAGGTCGATGTCCGGCGGCTCGGCCCGCTCGCGCGAGAGGAACCGCTCGAAGAGGAGGTTCATCCGCACCGGATCGACGGCGGTGATCCCGAGGCAGAAGCAGACCGCGGAGTTGGCCGCCGAGCCGCGCCCTTGGCAGAGGATGGCGCGCCCGCGGCAGAACTGGACGATCTCCCACATCGTGAGGAAGTAGCCGCAGTAGTCGAGCTCCTCGATCAGCGCCAGTTCCTTCTCCAGTTGGCGCGCGACGTCGTGCGGGACGCCGCCGGGATACCGCTCCGCCGCGCCGGAGAAGGTCAGTTCGCGCAGCCACTGCGCCGTCGTGCGCCCTTCCGGCAGCCGCTCCGAGGGGTAGCGGTAGCGCAGGTCGTCGAGGCGGAACGTGCAGTCCTCGGCGACGGCGAGCGTCCGCGCGACGGCGCCGGGATCGTCGGCGAAGAGCTTCGCGAACTGCGCCGGCGGCTTGAGGTCGTGCTCGCCGTTCGGCTTCGTCGCCCGCCCCGCCGCGGCGAGGCGCACGCCGGCCCGCGTGCAGGCCAAGACGTCCTGCAGCGGCCGCCGCGCGCGCTGGTGGTAGAGGACTTCCACCGCGGCGGCGACCGGCAGGCCGAAGCGGCGCGCGCGGCGGCGCAGCCGGGCTTCGCTTTCGACTTCCTCGGCCCGTTTGTGGCGCGCGGCGAGCGCGGCGATCCGCGGGCCGAAGGCGTCGCGCAGCAGGCGCGCGACGACGTCCGGCTCCGCCTCGCCGGCGAGGAGCGAGCGGTCCCCGCCCCACAGCGCGAAGAGGCCGCCGGCGTGTTCCGCGACCTCGCGCCAGGCGACGCGGCTCTCCCCCTTCGGGCAGCGCCGCCGCCCTTCCGTGACGAGCCGGCAGAGGTTGGCGTAGCCG contains:
- a CDS encoding error-prone DNA polymerase — translated: MTAAGDGYVPLWCKSNFSFLEGASHPEELVETAAELGLPAVAVTDRDGVPGIVRAHVKARDLGVKLVVGSEVTVDDGSTIVLLAQDRGGYANLCRLVTEGRRRCPKGESRVAWREVAEHAGGLFALWGGDRSLLAGEAEPDVVARLLRDAFGPRIAALAARHKRAEEVESEARLRRRARRFGLPVAAAVEVLYHQRARRPLQDVLACTRAGVRLAAAGRATKPNGEHDLKPPAQFAKLFADDPGAVARTLAVAEDCTFRLDDLRYRYPSERLPEGRTTAQWLRELTFSGAAERYPGGVPHDVARQLEKELALIEELDYCGYFLTMWEIVQFCRGRAILCQGRGSAANSAVCFCLGITAVDPVRMNLLFERFLSRERAEPPDIDLDVAHERREEVIQHIYAKYGRDRAAMVSNVVRYRPRSAARDVGKALGIAETTLDKLSKLLPHYGELPPETLAAAGIDPEGRAGRLLVELADELLDFPRHLSIHPGGFLLGHEPVSTLVPIENAAMEGRTVVQWDKNDVEDLGLFKVDILALGALTLVDKCLASLKEQRGLDVSMATIPADDPPTFEMVSRGDTVGVFQIESRAQMAMLPRLKPRRFYDLVIEVSIIRPGPISGGMVHPYLRRRNGEEPVEYPHPSLVPVLEKTLGIPLFQEQVMKLAVVAADYTPGEADQLRRDMAAWRRTGRIEAHHVRIVERMTAKGIEPEFAERVFQQIRGFGEYGFPESHAASFALISYATAWLKRHYPAEFACALLDAQPMGFYAPSTIIEDARRHGVEVRPVDVLRSAFDTTLEAAGEGDPPAHSWDATLGPRFALRLGLRLVKGLGAADAAAIARALGDDERDGAAARGDGERDGSAARGDGADGGSALSRDGSAARPFASLDDFVRRTGLDRGALAALAEAGAFDGLGVD